The segment CAGCTCATCGGGCCCATGCGTCTACGGTAGGAATTACGAAGTTCCTTACCTCAGCTGCCGGTTTTCTGATGAAGAAGGAGATAGAGTACCTTAAGGGAGTAGTGGACAATCCGATCAGGCCATTTGTTGCGATACTCGGAGGCGCAAAGGTCTCGGGAAAGATAGGCGTGCTTGAGCATCTCGAAAACAAGGTCGATAAGGTCATCGTGGGCGGAGGCATGGCCTTTACCTTCATCAAGGCAATGGGCGATGAGGTCGGCGACTCGCTGGTTGAGACAGAGATGATCGAGACAGCCCAGAGGATCAGGAAACAGCTCAAGTCAGCAGGCATCAAGTTTTATCTGCCGGTTGACTGTGTTATTGCACAGAGCCTTGAGCCGGGAGCAGAGACAAAGATCGTGCCTACGCTCGAGATCCCGAAGGGATGGAGGGCGCTCGATATTGGGCCGGCTACCGTAAAGCTCTTCTCAGAGGCCCTGGAGAACGCAAAGACGATCCTCTGGAACGGTCCGATGGGCGTCTTTGAAGTGGATGCTTTTTCGCGCGGGACCTATTCCATCGCGAATGCTGTGGCCGATGCCTATGCCCTGACGATTGTGGGCGGCGGAGATACTGACCTTGCCGTGCACAGGGCAGGTGTGACCAATGCGCTTTCTTTTATCTCAACGGGTGGCGGTGCATCTCTGCAGCTTCTTGAGGGCAAGGAGCTTCCTGGTATAGCGGCGCTTACCGACAGAAAAATGGAATAGCAGCAAAGGATTAAAAGAAAATCATAACCCCTCCTCACCTCCCCTTATCTTAAGGGGAGGAATAAACCCCCTCTTTTCTCCTCGGTGAATCCGCCTGAGTGCGGAGAGGTAAGAGCCAACAGTAGGTGCCTTAAGCAGGGGAAGGGGGCGTTATGAAGCACCTGTAATTGAATGCTTAACAGCAGAAACTACGGTATT is part of the Nitrospirota bacterium genome and harbors:
- a CDS encoding phosphoglycerate kinase, whose product is MPIKDVLGKLAIDDLRLKGKRVFIRADFNVPLDDNLRITDDSRIRSTLATINYAIDEGARVILASHLGRPKGKPDPRYSLAPVAKRLQRLLDKDVVFASDCIGSQVDNIVSKMKDGDVVLLENLRYHAEEEKNDEDFSKKLASLADFFINDAFGAAHRAHASTVGITKFLTSAAGFLMKKEIEYLKGVVDNPIRPFVAILGGAKVSGKIGVLEHLENKVDKVIVGGGMAFTFIKAMGDEVGDSLVETEMIETAQRIRKQLKSAGIKFYLPVDCVIAQSLEPGAETKIVPTLEIPKGWRALDIGPATVKLFSEALENAKTILWNGPMGVFEVDAFSRGTYSIANAVADAYALTIVGGGDTDLAVHRAGVTNALSFISTGGGASLQLLEGKELPGIAALTDRKME